One Paraburkholderia sp. IMGN_8 DNA window includes the following coding sequences:
- a CDS encoding dienelactone hydrolase family protein: MSTTSRWIDIPAGNDSFGGYLALPKGGKGPAVIIIQEIFGVNSHIRSVADQYAQDGYIALAPDIFWRTQPRVELTYEGADRDKGIELMQKTNVDLAVADIGAASAALRAMPEVTGKIAAIGFCFGGQLAYLAAAQGSLDGAVAYYGGGIQNKLEQAAKIKVPMLFHYGELDAHIPLSAVGQIQERFAGRTDAEFNIYPNADHGFNCSDRASYNQRAAALAHGRTLTFLGERL; the protein is encoded by the coding sequence ATGAGCACGACTTCCCGATGGATCGATATCCCCGCCGGCAACGACAGCTTCGGCGGCTATCTGGCGCTGCCCAAAGGCGGCAAGGGACCGGCCGTCATCATCATTCAGGAAATCTTCGGCGTGAACAGCCACATCCGCTCGGTCGCGGATCAGTATGCGCAAGACGGCTACATCGCACTCGCGCCGGACATCTTCTGGCGCACGCAGCCGCGCGTCGAACTGACCTATGAGGGCGCCGACCGCGACAAGGGCATCGAGTTGATGCAAAAGACCAATGTCGATCTGGCGGTCGCCGATATTGGCGCGGCCTCCGCGGCGCTGCGCGCGATGCCGGAAGTGACCGGCAAGATCGCCGCGATCGGCTTCTGCTTCGGCGGCCAGCTCGCCTATCTGGCGGCAGCGCAAGGCTCGCTCGACGGCGCGGTCGCCTACTACGGCGGCGGCATCCAGAACAAGCTCGAGCAGGCCGCGAAGATCAAAGTGCCGATGCTATTCCACTACGGCGAACTCGACGCGCATATTCCACTGTCGGCAGTCGGCCAGATTCAGGAGCGCTTCGCGGGCCGCACGGATGCGGAATTCAACATCTATCCGAACGCCGATCACGGCTTCAACTGCTCGGACCGCGCGTCGTATAACCAGCGCGCGGCAGCGCTGGCGCACGGCCGCACGCTGACCTTCCTCGGTGAGCGCCTGTAA
- a CDS encoding MFS transporter, producing the protein MAPASRSLNTRAVAAAVIGNALEWYDFTVFGFMTVVIAQLFFPAGNDYSSLLLTTATFGVAFFMRPVGGIVLGLYADRAGRKAALLLVIALMTLGILLLAIAPPYSAIGIGAPLMIVLGRLLQGFSAGGEFGSSTALLIEAAPFSKRGFYGSWQMASQAAALLLGAVVGALITHGLSPEALKSWGWRVPFILGLIIGPIGFYIRRHLADSEAFLHAQKTARRATLGEVLSSHSREILCGLGAVIALTVTIYVLISYLPTFAVKQLKLPYAQSFYAVIVGNLLLTVLSPLTGAWSDRIGRKGLSLWSLVLTLVIIYPLFTWLAAEPTVSKLILVQALLSITLSGYYGPFGALIAELFPANVRSIGLSLAYNFAVMLFGGFGPFVVTWLINTTGSPLAPTYYVMGGLALSIVAVACIPGKRHADLDARGKPA; encoded by the coding sequence ATGGCACCAGCGTCAAGGAGCCTCAATACGCGGGCCGTCGCGGCGGCCGTAATCGGCAATGCGCTCGAGTGGTACGACTTCACCGTGTTCGGTTTCATGACGGTGGTGATCGCCCAGTTGTTCTTCCCGGCGGGCAACGATTACTCATCGTTACTGCTCACCACCGCGACCTTCGGCGTCGCGTTCTTCATGCGGCCGGTCGGCGGCATCGTACTCGGACTCTATGCGGATCGCGCTGGACGCAAAGCGGCGTTGTTGCTCGTCATCGCGCTGATGACGCTCGGCATTCTGCTGCTGGCCATTGCGCCGCCGTACTCGGCCATCGGCATCGGCGCGCCGTTGATGATCGTGCTCGGGCGGTTGCTGCAAGGCTTTTCCGCTGGCGGCGAATTCGGCAGTTCGACAGCATTGCTGATCGAAGCCGCGCCGTTCTCGAAACGCGGCTTTTACGGCAGCTGGCAGATGGCGAGCCAGGCGGCGGCGCTGCTGCTCGGCGCGGTGGTAGGCGCCCTGATCACACATGGCTTGTCGCCTGAAGCGCTGAAATCCTGGGGCTGGCGCGTACCGTTCATTCTCGGTTTGATCATCGGGCCGATCGGGTTTTATATCCGCCGGCATCTCGCCGATTCGGAAGCCTTTCTGCACGCGCAAAAAACCGCGCGCCGCGCGACGCTCGGCGAAGTGCTCAGCAGCCACAGCCGCGAGATCCTGTGCGGACTCGGCGCGGTGATCGCACTCACTGTGACGATCTACGTGCTGATCAGCTATCTGCCGACCTTCGCCGTCAAGCAACTCAAGCTGCCTTACGCGCAATCCTTTTACGCGGTGATCGTCGGCAACCTGCTGCTGACCGTGCTCTCGCCGCTGACCGGCGCGTGGTCGGACAGGATCGGACGCAAGGGACTTTCGCTGTGGTCGCTGGTGCTGACGCTCGTGATCATCTATCCGCTGTTCACGTGGCTGGCGGCGGAGCCGACCGTGTCGAAACTGATTCTCGTGCAGGCGCTTCTGTCGATCACGCTGTCTGGCTACTATGGTCCGTTCGGTGCGTTGATTGCCGAACTGTTTCCGGCGAATGTGCGCTCCATTGGCTTATCGCTTGCGTACAACTTCGCGGTGATGCTGTTCGGCGGCTTCGGGCCATTCGTCGTGACGTGGCTCATCAACACGACCGGATCACCGCTCGCACCGACTTACTACGTGATGGGCGGACTGGCGCTGTCGATCGTCGCGGTAGCCTGCATCCCCGGCAAGCGCCACGCGGATCTCGACGCGCGCGGCAAGCCTGCTTGA
- a CDS encoding high-potential iron-sulfur protein — protein sequence MKSSRRTFLITSIGVASSFALSRQAFADAPPHVAETDPTAQALGYKADATKVDKAKFAKYAAGQDCGNCSFYQGKPTDAFAGCPMFPGKQVAKTGWCSAYNKKA from the coding sequence ATGAAATCTTCCCGTCGTACGTTTTTGATCACCAGCATTGGTGTTGCATCCAGCTTCGCACTGTCGCGTCAGGCTTTCGCCGACGCACCGCCGCACGTCGCCGAAACCGATCCGACCGCACAGGCGCTCGGCTACAAGGCCGACGCCACCAAGGTCGACAAGGCCAAATTCGCGAAGTACGCGGCCGGCCAGGACTGCGGCAATTGCAGTTTCTATCAGGGCAAGCCGACCGACGCCTTCGCCGGCTGCCCAATGTTCCCGGGCAAGCAGGTCGCGAAGACGGGTTGGTGCAGCGCATATAACAAGAAGGCCTGA
- a CDS encoding cupin-like domain-containing protein, with the protein MGSVIRSFDDGWRRWIAENLLLDAPPPAVHGALVGHGFDAAEAAREIEAALASPYLQGAGRLRNRLRKRDWMLSVYGTLNRLRACGDTVERRERLTRDEFFEQYYFQNRPVIITGAFDFWPARTQWNFDYFRSRCGDCEVEVQFGRESDANYEINQPKLKRMMRFADYVDLVERSGSTNDFYMTANNTSHNRAALAALWSDVPAIREYLDAGSPDTGFFWFGPAGTRTPFHHDLTNNFMAQVIGRKHIKLVPLSDTPHMANYLHCFSHVDGSAIDYARFPSMRNAQLIECTLAPGELLFLPIGWWHYVEGLDASVTMTFTNFLQRNDFSSNYDTYHEL; encoded by the coding sequence GTGGGCTCTGTGATCCGTTCGTTCGATGACGGCTGGCGCCGCTGGATTGCCGAGAATCTGTTGCTCGATGCTCCGCCGCCCGCGGTGCACGGCGCGCTGGTGGGGCATGGTTTCGACGCGGCCGAAGCTGCGCGCGAAATCGAAGCAGCGCTCGCGAGTCCTTATCTGCAGGGTGCTGGGCGCTTGCGCAATCGTTTGCGTAAGCGCGACTGGATGTTGTCGGTGTACGGCACGTTGAATCGTTTACGCGCTTGCGGCGATACGGTCGAACGGCGCGAACGTCTAACGCGCGATGAATTCTTTGAGCAGTACTACTTTCAGAACCGGCCGGTCATCATCACCGGTGCTTTCGATTTCTGGCCGGCGCGTACTCAATGGAATTTCGATTACTTTCGCTCGCGTTGCGGCGATTGCGAAGTCGAAGTGCAGTTCGGCCGCGAGTCGGATGCGAACTATGAAATCAATCAGCCCAAGCTCAAGCGGATGATGCGCTTTGCCGATTATGTCGATCTCGTCGAGCGCAGCGGCTCGACTAACGATTTCTATATGACGGCCAATAACACTTCGCACAATCGCGCGGCACTGGCCGCGTTATGGTCGGATGTGCCGGCCATCCGCGAGTATCTCGATGCCGGTTCGCCCGATACCGGATTCTTCTGGTTCGGACCGGCGGGCACCAGGACGCCGTTTCACCATGATCTGACTAATAACTTCATGGCGCAGGTGATCGGCCGCAAACATATCAAGCTGGTTCCGTTGTCCGATACGCCCCATATGGCGAACTACCTGCATTGTTTTTCGCACGTGGACGGCAGCGCGATCGATTACGCGCGTTTCCCGTCGATGCGCAATGCGCAGTTGATCGAATGCACGCTCGCGCCGGGCGAATTGCTGTTTCTGCCGATCGGCTGGTGGCATTACGTCGAAGGGCTCGACGCGTCGGTGACGATGACCTTCACCAATTTTCTGCAGCGTAACGACTTCTCGAGCAATTACGACACGTATCACGAACTATGA
- a CDS encoding AAA family ATPase, with amino-acid sequence MTTAMVKQEIAVASFSQVYDLDQVETALNDLGEGANEALRATYEKMLKTGNLRFCVKPNRMPSIDDLIDALPNFSEPLDDIRKQVALCLETEDRLELMPILLLGDPGIGKTHFAKQLARLLGTAYQYVAMSSLTAGWILSGASSQWKNAKPGKVFEALVNGSYANPVIAVDEIDKATGDSQYDPLGALYALLEHDTAQTFIDEFAEIPINAGHVIWIATANDERSIPEPILNRMNVYEIPPPDHEGARRIAQSIYDEIRSAHAWGLRFPAELGDGALDVLKQASPREMRRAILNGFGAARIAGRDRIDAGDIRLDYGNRRKPIGF; translated from the coding sequence ATGACAACAGCTATGGTCAAACAGGAAATCGCGGTGGCGTCTTTCAGTCAGGTGTACGACCTCGATCAGGTAGAAACCGCGCTGAACGATCTCGGCGAAGGCGCGAACGAGGCGCTGCGTGCCACATACGAAAAGATGCTGAAAACCGGCAACCTGCGCTTTTGCGTCAAGCCGAACCGGATGCCCTCGATCGACGATCTGATCGACGCGCTGCCCAACTTTTCCGAACCGCTCGACGATATCCGCAAGCAGGTCGCCTTGTGTCTCGAGACCGAAGACCGGCTCGAACTGATGCCGATCCTGCTGCTCGGCGATCCCGGCATCGGCAAGACGCATTTTGCGAAGCAGTTGGCGCGCCTGCTCGGCACCGCCTATCAATACGTGGCGATGAGTTCGCTGACGGCGGGGTGGATTCTGTCGGGCGCCTCGTCGCAATGGAAGAACGCGAAGCCAGGCAAGGTGTTCGAGGCGCTGGTGAACGGCAGCTATGCGAACCCCGTGATTGCCGTCGACGAAATCGACAAGGCCACGGGCGATTCGCAATACGATCCGCTCGGCGCGCTCTATGCGCTGCTCGAGCACGACACGGCGCAGACCTTCATCGACGAATTCGCCGAGATTCCGATCAATGCGGGCCATGTGATCTGGATCGCGACCGCGAATGACGAGCGCTCGATTCCCGAACCGATCCTGAACCGCATGAACGTCTATGAGATTCCGCCGCCCGATCACGAAGGCGCACGCCGCATCGCGCAGTCGATCTACGACGAGATCCGCTCGGCGCACGCCTGGGGTCTGCGTTTTCCCGCCGAACTGGGCGACGGTGCGCTCGACGTACTGAAGCAGGCATCGCCGCGCGAAATGCGGCGCGCGATTCTCAATGGCTTCGGTGCGGCGCGCATCGCCGGGCGCGATCGGATTGACGCCGGCGACATTCGGCTTGACTACGGAAATCGTCGAAAACCGATCGGTTTTTGA
- a CDS encoding nitronate monooxygenase, whose translation MSEGSFVTPFAERFRMRVPVVQAPMVGGATTPAMVAAVSNAGGLGFLAGAALAPEKIASEVAAIRLLTDRPFGVNLFVLEPVAPDDATVRRALEAIDPLRADLGLPPGQPLERYAPDFRAQLETLIELRVPVASFTFGLLSEDDVARLQANGLYVIGTATHVAEGLAWRAAGADAIVAQGAEAGGHRGTFIGAFEDALIGTMALVPQLADATGLPVLAAGGIMDGRGVAAALALGAQAAMMGSAFITCAESEISPAWKGRLRSMPDTATSVTRAITGRHARGIRNPLMQRLTESAQKIAPYPVQNALTQELRQTASRAENADYLSLWSGQGTPIGRKRREGLGAAELVEQLDQEWLAAAARIAALKR comes from the coding sequence ATGAGTGAAGGCAGTTTTGTGACGCCGTTTGCCGAACGTTTCAGGATGCGGGTGCCGGTTGTGCAGGCGCCGATGGTCGGCGGCGCGACTACGCCCGCGATGGTCGCGGCCGTGTCGAATGCCGGCGGACTTGGCTTTCTCGCCGGCGCAGCATTGGCGCCAGAGAAGATCGCGAGCGAAGTCGCGGCGATTCGCTTGCTGACCGATCGTCCGTTCGGCGTCAATCTGTTTGTGCTGGAGCCGGTCGCGCCGGACGATGCGACCGTACGTCGCGCGCTCGAAGCGATCGATCCATTGCGCGCGGATCTCGGTTTGCCGCCGGGCCAGCCGCTCGAACGTTACGCGCCGGACTTCCGCGCGCAACTGGAAACGCTGATCGAATTGCGCGTGCCGGTGGCGAGCTTTACGTTCGGACTGCTCTCTGAAGACGATGTCGCCCGTCTGCAGGCAAACGGTCTATATGTAATAGGCACAGCGACGCATGTCGCCGAAGGTTTGGCCTGGCGCGCCGCGGGGGCCGACGCGATCGTCGCGCAAGGCGCGGAAGCCGGCGGGCATCGCGGCACCTTCATCGGCGCGTTCGAAGACGCGCTGATCGGCACCATGGCGCTGGTGCCGCAACTCGCCGACGCGACCGGCCTGCCGGTGCTGGCGGCGGGCGGCATCATGGACGGACGTGGCGTGGCCGCCGCGCTGGCATTGGGCGCACAGGCGGCGATGATGGGCAGCGCGTTCATCACCTGTGCGGAGAGTGAGATTTCGCCAGCATGGAAAGGCCGTTTGCGCTCGATGCCCGACACCGCGACTAGCGTGACGCGCGCCATCACCGGCCGTCATGCGCGCGGCATACGCAATCCGCTGATGCAGCGCTTGACGGAATCAGCGCAAAAGATCGCGCCGTATCCGGTGCAAAACGCTTTGACGCAGGAACTGCGTCAAACCGCGAGCCGTGCGGAAAACGCGGACTATCTGTCGCTCTGGTCGGGCCAGGGTACACCCATTGGCCGCAAGCGCCGCGAAGGTCTGGGCGCCGCCGAACTGGTCGAGCAACTCGATCAGGAATGGCTTGCGGCGGCGGCGCGGATCGCCGCGCTCAAACGCTGA
- a CDS encoding amidase family protein gives MQSDYLAYDAIGLAELVRSRKASARELLDIAISRTEAVNPAINAIVLKDYDAARQRASRDDASRANGENRADGVITQGALAGVPYLIKDLGAAVAGLRMSMGSRHYRHFIPAEDAPVVALAKAAGLNIFAKTSTSELGQMPYTEPELFGACRNPWNLDHTPGGSSGGAAAAVAAGIVPLAHASDGGGSIRIPASCCGLFGLKPSRGRVPRATPAAAVGELGIDHAVSRSVRDSALLLDLLSGNADRLAGAPGTFLSAAREPCKPLNIAYVTEPMLAPSLSADARAALDDAAQLASSLGHNIEPVSLGIDFAAVRHAFLTIWSVTAEDLVLNADRTTGRKPQRTDFEISTWTMAHVGRKLGERGLPAALEEQRRITERLTGLLSRYDVILCATLAAPPIKIGEMQPTSAERMQMRAVTAMPLEPLMKKLLTEASNKAFAWAGCTELFNLSGQPAMSMPLYWNARGLPVGVQFAARDGGEAILLRLAAQLEAARPWFDKRPPLMQARS, from the coding sequence GTGCAATCAGACTATCTCGCCTATGACGCCATCGGCCTCGCCGAACTGGTTCGAAGCCGCAAAGCAAGCGCGCGTGAATTGCTGGATATCGCGATCTCACGCACCGAGGCCGTCAATCCCGCGATCAATGCGATTGTCCTGAAGGACTACGATGCAGCGCGTCAACGCGCATCGCGTGACGACGCGAGCAGAGCGAATGGCGAAAATCGTGCGGATGGCGTAATCACGCAAGGCGCGCTGGCAGGCGTGCCTTATCTGATCAAGGATCTGGGCGCAGCGGTCGCCGGGCTGCGCATGTCGATGGGCAGCCGCCACTATCGTCACTTCATTCCCGCCGAGGACGCACCGGTTGTAGCGCTCGCCAAAGCGGCCGGGCTCAACATCTTCGCCAAGACCAGCACGTCCGAACTCGGCCAGATGCCTTATACGGAGCCCGAACTGTTCGGCGCGTGCCGCAATCCGTGGAATCTCGACCACACGCCGGGCGGCTCCAGCGGCGGCGCGGCGGCGGCGGTCGCCGCGGGCATCGTGCCGCTCGCGCATGCGTCCGACGGCGGCGGTTCGATCCGCATTCCCGCCTCGTGCTGCGGACTGTTCGGCCTCAAGCCGTCACGCGGACGTGTGCCGCGCGCGACGCCGGCTGCCGCTGTCGGTGAACTCGGCATCGATCACGCGGTATCGCGCAGCGTGCGCGACAGCGCGTTGCTGCTCGATCTGCTGAGCGGTAATGCGGACCGGCTGGCCGGCGCACCGGGCACTTTCCTGAGCGCCGCTCGTGAGCCCTGCAAGCCGCTGAACATCGCGTACGTCACCGAGCCGATGCTCGCGCCGTCGTTATCCGCCGACGCGCGCGCCGCACTCGATGACGCCGCGCAGCTCGCGAGTTCGCTGGGTCATAACATCGAGCCGGTTTCGCTCGGCATCGATTTCGCGGCAGTCCGGCATGCGTTCCTGACGATCTGGTCCGTGACCGCCGAGGACCTGGTGCTGAACGCCGATCGCACCACCGGCCGCAAACCTCAGCGCACAGACTTCGAAATTTCGACGTGGACGATGGCGCACGTCGGCCGCAAGCTGGGCGAACGCGGACTGCCTGCCGCGCTCGAAGAACAGCGCCGCATCACCGAACGGCTCACCGGCTTGCTGAGCCGCTACGACGTGATTCTGTGCGCGACGCTCGCCGCTCCGCCGATCAAGATCGGCGAAATGCAGCCCACCTCCGCGGAGCGCATGCAGATGCGCGCCGTCACCGCGATGCCGCTCGAACCGCTGATGAAAAAATTGCTCACCGAAGCGTCGAACAAAGCGTTCGCGTGGGCCGGCTGCACGGAGTTGTTCAATCTCAGCGGCCAGCCGGCGATGTCGATGCCGCTTTACTGGAATGCGCGCGGATTGCCGGTCGGCGTGCAGTTCGCCGCGCGTGACGGCGGCGAAGCAATACTGTTGCGCCTTGCCGCGCAACTCGAAGCCGCACGGCCATGGTTCGACAAGCGACCGCCGTTGATGCAGGCGCGCAGCTAG
- a CDS encoding collagen-like triple helix repeat-containing protein: MNHNFKLSAIAMCVTSMIILTGCGTTLHTPNLATGAGSGSGGGSGSGTPTPTPTPTPTPTPTPTPTPTPTPTPTSANPIGTVVQNTGNVVTATGQTVSSIGSQIGLTPIPGANPATTSALGGVVSNLGNAVTALGGGATNGPGQLGNSTDPLGTTLASNGNLVYDAGQAVNSAGQLVTSLGSGPTAPLSPLTTPLGSTVSTVGTAVSSLGTILGSQVTTGPMQQVSQTGSTAITPITATLAQTTQTVGDTTGLGSPLNGSLSTIGQGLNSAGGQISSATDNPIGQNLGNVVSTLGNTVTSAGGLLTAGSSGSGNPLGGITGILNPGGGDASGSPLAPLTSILTALPGTLSSGLSSGGGAGSPLAPLTNVLTTLTGSLGAAADGSGGPLAPLRGVVSSVTGALSGATGSAGNPLAPVTSAVSSLTGTLASAAGSGGTGGTSNPLAPITGLLTTVTGALSGTAAPTGGTSGGGLLGGLGGLATKK; encoded by the coding sequence ATGAATCACAATTTCAAACTATCGGCGATCGCTATGTGCGTGACGTCGATGATTATTTTGACGGGGTGCGGGACCACGTTGCACACGCCGAACCTGGCCACTGGTGCGGGAAGCGGTTCCGGCGGCGGCTCGGGAAGCGGCACGCCTACACCAACTCCGACGCCTACGCCGACACCAACACCGACGCCAACGCCAACGCCCACACCAACCCCGACGCCCACCAGCGCCAATCCGATCGGCACAGTCGTTCAAAACACCGGCAACGTCGTCACCGCGACCGGACAAACCGTCTCCTCGATCGGCAGTCAGATCGGCCTGACACCGATCCCGGGCGCGAACCCGGCGACCACCAGCGCGCTCGGCGGCGTCGTATCGAATCTCGGCAATGCCGTCACCGCGCTCGGCGGGGGTGCCACGAACGGCCCCGGCCAGCTCGGCAATTCCACCGATCCGCTTGGCACGACGCTCGCGAGCAACGGCAACCTCGTTTATGACGCGGGCCAGGCCGTCAACAGCGCGGGTCAACTCGTGACCAGTCTCGGCAGCGGCCCCACCGCGCCGCTCAGTCCGCTGACCACGCCGCTCGGCAGCACCGTCTCGACGGTCGGCACCGCGGTCAGCAGCCTCGGCACCATACTCGGTTCGCAAGTGACGACAGGGCCAATGCAGCAGGTCTCGCAAACTGGGAGCACGGCGATCACGCCGATTACGGCCACGCTCGCGCAGACGACCCAAACCGTCGGCGATACAACCGGCCTCGGTTCACCGCTGAACGGCTCGCTATCAACGATCGGCCAGGGCCTCAACAGCGCGGGCGGCCAGATCAGTAGCGCCACCGACAATCCGATCGGCCAGAACCTCGGCAACGTCGTGAGCACGCTCGGCAACACGGTCACGTCCGCCGGCGGCCTGCTGACGGCTGGCAGTTCGGGAAGCGGCAACCCGCTCGGCGGCATCACCGGCATCCTCAATCCGGGCGGCGGCGATGCTTCGGGCAGTCCGCTCGCGCCGTTGACCAGCATTCTCACCGCGTTGCCCGGCACCTTGAGCAGCGGCCTGAGCAGCGGCGGTGGCGCCGGCAGTCCGCTTGCACCGTTGACCAACGTACTGACCACTTTGACCGGCAGCCTCGGCGCCGCCGCCGACGGCTCGGGCGGCCCGCTTGCACCGCTGCGCGGCGTGGTGAGTTCAGTCACCGGCGCATTGAGCGGCGCGACGGGCAGCGCCGGCAATCCGCTCGCACCTGTGACCTCGGCGGTGTCGTCACTGACCGGCACGCTCGCGTCAGCCGCGGGCTCGGGCGGCACCGGCGGGACCAGCAATCCGCTCGCACCGATCACAGGTCTGCTTACCACCGTGACCGGCGCGCTGAGCGGCACGGCGGCACCGACGGGCGGTACATCGGGCGGCGGTTTGCTCGGCGGTCTCGGCGGACTGGCGACGAAGAAGTGA
- a CDS encoding branched-chain amino acid ABC transporter substrate-binding protein, with protein sequence MNIKIQKLLPISAAAMLFATLATTAAADTVVKIGHVAPLTGGIAHLGKDNENGARLAVEEINAKGLTIGGQKITLQLDAQDDAADPRTATQVAQKLVDDKVVAVVGHLNSGTSIPASKIYSDAGIVQISPSATNPAYTLQGFKTTYRVVATDAQQGPALANYASKTMKVKSVAIVDDSTAYGQGLANEFEKTAKSLGLNVMSHDATNDKAVDFRAILTKIKGENPDAIMYGGMDATGGPFAKQAKQLGLRAKVLAGDGVCTDKLSDLAGDATDNIVCSEAGMALEKMAGGAAFLAKYQKRFGQPIQIYAPFTYDAVYIVVDAMKRSNSTDPAKILASMPSTDYKGVIGETTFDSKGDLQHGVISLYNYKSGKKTLLDVVKM encoded by the coding sequence ATGAACATCAAGATTCAAAAGCTGTTGCCGATCAGCGCTGCGGCGATGCTGTTCGCAACGTTGGCAACAACGGCCGCGGCCGACACGGTTGTCAAGATCGGTCACGTGGCACCGCTGACTGGCGGTATCGCTCACCTGGGTAAGGACAACGAAAACGGCGCGCGTCTGGCAGTTGAGGAAATCAACGCCAAGGGCCTGACGATCGGCGGCCAGAAAATCACGCTGCAACTCGACGCACAAGACGACGCAGCTGACCCGCGTACGGCAACTCAAGTCGCCCAGAAGCTGGTCGACGATAAGGTCGTCGCCGTGGTCGGTCACTTGAACTCGGGCACGTCGATTCCGGCTTCGAAGATCTATAGCGATGCAGGCATCGTGCAGATCTCGCCGTCGGCAACGAACCCGGCGTACACGCTACAGGGCTTCAAGACGACGTACCGCGTTGTGGCGACCGATGCCCAACAAGGTCCGGCACTCGCGAACTACGCTTCCAAGACCATGAAGGTGAAGAGCGTCGCGATCGTCGACGACTCGACCGCTTACGGTCAGGGCCTCGCCAACGAATTCGAAAAGACCGCAAAGTCGCTGGGCCTGAACGTGATGTCGCATGACGCGACCAACGACAAGGCTGTCGACTTCCGCGCAATTCTGACGAAGATCAAGGGCGAAAACCCGGACGCGATCATGTACGGCGGCATGGACGCTACCGGCGGCCCGTTCGCCAAGCAAGCCAAGCAGCTCGGCCTGCGCGCGAAGGTGCTGGCAGGCGACGGCGTCTGTACCGACAAGCTGTCGGATCTGGCCGGCGACGCAACCGACAACATCGTCTGCTCGGAAGCCGGTATGGCGCTCGAAAAGATGGCTGGCGGCGCAGCGTTCCTCGCCAAGTATCAGAAGCGTTTCGGTCAGCCGATCCAGATCTACGCTCCGTTCACGTATGACGCTGTGTACATCGTCGTCGACGCAATGAAGCGTTCGAACTCGACCGATCCGGCGAAGATCCTGGCATCAATGCCGAGCACGGACTACAAGGGTGTGATCGGTGAAACCACGTTCGATTCGAAGGGCGACCTTCAACACGGCGTGATCTCGCTGTACAACTACAAGTCGGGCAAGAAGACCCTGCTCGACGTAGTGAAGATGTAA
- a CDS encoding NAD(P)/FAD-dependent oxidoreductase produces the protein MDQIECVVIGAGVIGLAVARALAARGREVIVLEAAEAIGVGTSSRNSEVIHAGIYYPRGSLKASLCVRGRELLYDYCAEHNVPHSRCGKLLVATSRNQIPQLESIMAKGRENGVLDLMRISGDQAQALEPALECVEAVFSPQTGIVDSHQLMLAIQGDAERDGAVCAFHAPVEAIEASNGRFVLKVGGGAPTTISAACVINSAGLYANTLARKIRGLDARHVPPLYLARGNYFSISGRAPFSRLIYPMPNEAGLGVHLTIDLGGQARFGPDVEWVDTINYDVDPHRAESFYAAIRAYWPALPDDALQPAYAGIRPKLSGPGEPAADFVIQGPAAHGVRGLVNLFGIESPGLTASLAIAQRVCELSGRA, from the coding sequence ATGGATCAAATCGAATGTGTAGTGATCGGCGCGGGCGTGATTGGCCTCGCCGTGGCGCGCGCACTGGCGGCGCGCGGGCGCGAAGTGATCGTGCTGGAAGCGGCCGAAGCGATCGGCGTGGGCACCAGTTCGCGCAATAGCGAGGTGATTCACGCGGGGATCTATTATCCGCGTGGCTCGCTGAAGGCGTCGTTATGCGTGCGCGGCCGCGAGCTGCTGTACGACTACTGCGCCGAGCACAACGTGCCGCATTCCCGGTGCGGCAAGCTACTGGTCGCGACCTCGCGCAATCAGATACCGCAGCTCGAAAGCATTATGGCGAAGGGCCGCGAGAACGGTGTGCTCGACCTGATGCGGATCAGCGGCGACCAGGCGCAGGCGCTCGAACCGGCGCTCGAATGCGTCGAGGCGGTGTTTTCGCCGCAGACCGGCATCGTCGATAGTCACCAACTGATGTTGGCGATTCAGGGCGATGCCGAGCGCGACGGCGCGGTGTGCGCATTCCACGCACCGGTCGAAGCAATCGAGGCGAGCAATGGCCGCTTCGTTCTCAAAGTGGGCGGCGGTGCGCCGACCACCATCAGCGCCGCCTGTGTCATCAACAGCGCCGGTTTGTACGCGAATACACTGGCCCGCAAGATTCGCGGGCTCGACGCGCGCCATGTGCCGCCGCTCTATCTCGCGCGCGGGAATTACTTCAGCATTTCAGGCCGTGCGCCGTTCAGCCGCCTGATCTATCCGATGCCTAACGAAGCCGGCCTGGGCGTGCATCTGACGATCGACCTCGGCGGGCAGGCGCGTTTCGGTCCCGACGTCGAATGGGTCGATACGATCAATTACGACGTCGATCCGCACCGCGCCGAGTCCTTCTATGCGGCGATCCGCGCGTACTGGCCGGCGCTCCCCGACGATGCGTTGCAGCCGGCCTATGCAGGGATCCGTCCGAAGCTGTCCGGCCCGGGTGAACCGGCCGCCGACTTCGTGATTCAAGGTCCGGCCGCGCATGGTGTGCGCGGACTTGTCAATCTGTTCGGCATCGAGTCGCCGGGGTTGACGGCGTCGCTTGCGATTGCGCAGCGCGTCTGCGAACTGAGCGGCCGCGCTTAA